From one Gallionella capsiferriformans ES-2 genomic stretch:
- a CDS encoding PRTRC system protein B, translated as MSSAILLYRERHGQTVFASVHDVKVSKEGAATIEAGTPVSKTGLMKMMQTLVPEDCAPAQLLGDHILAKGSDHLAWYCKPQKRQVWFKNDELGQDVSATTDHPGLVFIIGKGHWYVFAVKGNERPTSGTPLFVSPYLNVWKGGHICTGNIETPKGAMKFSTEAWEEAFFRSYFTHPNQHEKGALTKYRGGIFALWRALMKGRAFPTKSLVSSGETLGQVFERTVKRG; from the coding sequence ATGTCCAGTGCGATCTTGTTGTACAGGGAACGCCACGGACAGACCGTATTTGCTTCGGTGCATGACGTGAAAGTAAGCAAAGAGGGCGCTGCAACCATCGAAGCGGGCACGCCGGTTTCCAAGACTGGCCTCATGAAGATGATGCAAACGCTCGTGCCGGAGGATTGCGCGCCGGCACAGTTGTTGGGGGATCACATCCTTGCCAAAGGGAGCGACCACCTCGCGTGGTATTGCAAACCTCAAAAGCGACAGGTGTGGTTCAAAAACGATGAGCTTGGGCAAGATGTAAGCGCAACAACCGATCATCCAGGGCTGGTGTTCATCATTGGCAAGGGGCATTGGTATGTGTTCGCCGTAAAAGGCAACGAGCGCCCAACATCGGGCACACCACTTTTTGTTTCTCCATATCTCAACGTATGGAAGGGTGGGCATATCTGTACCGGGAATATCGAAACGCCGAAAGGCGCGATGAAGTTCAGTACGGAGGCGTGGGAAGAAGCGTTTTTCAGGAGCTACTTCACCCATCCTAACCAGCATGAAAAAGGTGCGCTGACCAAGTATCGCGGCGGGATATTCGCTCTCTGGCGTGCGTTGATGAAAGGTCGAGCATTTCCGACTAAATCATTGGTGTCGTCAGGCGAGACGCTTGGTCAGGTATTTGAAAGGACGGTGAAGCGTGGATAG
- a CDS encoding PRTRC system protein A yields the protein MDSRDVALQSVMPTVMVPRYAELEELDTPGNRILMAENGVWLEVCHAWLYARIPVSLPLRIPVPYGVIYEELRFGFGKLPKAMVAQFIEQARVRSPNECAAWGVWNQRTDSWKLLMLEERSVGTDHIEVNLPTLEEGEHRVMDLHSHGLHDAFFSREDNQDDRGETKIAGVIGNLDKPEVTASFRLCANGVFLPLPFESP from the coding sequence GTGGATAGCCGTGATGTTGCGCTGCAAAGCGTGATGCCCACGGTGATGGTGCCACGCTACGCTGAACTGGAAGAACTGGACACGCCGGGCAATCGAATTTTGATGGCCGAAAACGGTGTCTGGCTGGAAGTTTGCCACGCGTGGCTGTATGCGCGCATTCCGGTTTCACTCCCTTTGCGCATCCCGGTTCCATACGGGGTGATTTACGAGGAGTTGCGATTCGGTTTTGGCAAACTGCCCAAGGCGATGGTCGCTCAGTTCATCGAGCAAGCCAGAGTTCGTAGTCCAAATGAGTGTGCGGCATGGGGTGTCTGGAATCAACGGACGGACTCGTGGAAGCTGCTGATGCTCGAAGAGCGTTCAGTCGGAACCGATCATATCGAAGTCAACCTGCCCACACTGGAGGAGGGCGAACATAGGGTGATGGATCTGCACTCACATGGACTGCACGATGCTTTCTTTTCCAGGGAAGACAACCAGGATGACCGAGGCGAGACAAAAATCGCCGGAGTCATTGGAAATTTAGATAAGCCAGAGGTGACAGCATCTTTTCGCCTCTGTGCGAACGGGGTGTTTCTGCCGCTTCCATTTGAAAGCCCGTAA
- a CDS encoding PRTRC system ThiF family protein codes for MIHNIDSRLLTRAVKVVLVGAGGTGSHVLRRLANIHLAMVELGHPAGLDVIVIDPDTVSKTNVGRQNFWPSDVGQSKAEILVNRCNMLMQTGWVAEAAKVTDDTQFSNPDIVIGCVDNRKGRAGILKALKRSVYSSAYYLDIGNREHDGQVVLGEVFGASCKRENRLPHVADLYPDIIDGSRDDTDDTPSCSLAEALEKQSLFINDTMANAACNLLWELFRYGQLTHHGQFVNIRSGRVTPLAIDPETWKRFGFEAKLKPKRCSKVAEVRVAQDR; via the coding sequence ATGATCCATAACATAGATTCACGCCTGCTCACGCGGGCAGTAAAGGTGGTGTTGGTCGGAGCGGGTGGTACTGGCTCGCACGTCTTGCGACGGCTGGCCAACATTCACCTCGCTATGGTCGAGCTAGGGCATCCGGCAGGTTTGGATGTCATTGTTATCGATCCAGACACGGTGTCTAAAACCAACGTGGGGCGGCAGAATTTCTGGCCCTCCGATGTCGGGCAGTCGAAGGCTGAAATACTGGTCAACCGCTGCAATATGTTGATGCAAACGGGATGGGTAGCTGAAGCCGCGAAAGTCACTGACGATACGCAGTTTTCCAATCCGGACATCGTGATCGGTTGCGTCGATAACAGGAAGGGCAGGGCTGGGATACTCAAGGCGCTCAAACGCAGTGTGTATTCATCAGCCTACTACCTGGATATTGGCAATCGTGAGCATGATGGACAGGTGGTATTGGGCGAGGTCTTCGGGGCGAGCTGCAAACGGGAAAATCGTTTGCCTCACGTTGCCGACCTCTATCCAGACATTATTGATGGGTCGCGAGACGATACGGACGATACGCCCAGTTGCAGTTTGGCTGAGGCGTTGGAAAAGCAGTCCTTGTTCATCAACGACACGATGGCGAATGCGGCATGCAATTTGTTGTGGGAACTGTTCCGTTACGGGCAGCTCACGCATCACGGCCAATTCGTCAATATCAGGTCAGGGCGTGTAACGCCGCTGGCAATTGACCCCGAAACGTGGAAACGTTTTGGGTTTGAAGCAAAGCTCAAACCAAAGCGGTGCAGTAAGGTCGCAGAGGTGAGGGTGGCGCAGGACAGGTAG
- a CDS encoding IS110 family RNA-guided transposase, with the protein MKITTIGIDLAKLVFQIHGVDERGKVAIRKQLKRAEMSVYFANLEPCLIGMEACGSAHHWARKLEGYGHTVKLMAPQFVKPYVKTNKNDMADAEAICEAVSRPNMRFVAMKTVEQQAILSVHRARQGFVKARTAQGNQIRGLLSEFGIIIPQGIRSIMKQIPEILEDGENGLPGTMRNLLERLTENLKEMDRQAKELEAQIQLWHRENAASRKLAEIPGLGPITASAIVATVGEAREFKNGRQLAAWMGLVPRQHSSGGKQNLLGISKRGDTYLRTLMIHGARAVIRFAENKAESESWLRKLMARRNKNVAAVALANKNARIVWALLAHDRIFRPDYTPAAVAVGM; encoded by the coding sequence ATGAAGATTACGACAATTGGCATTGATTTGGCAAAGTTGGTTTTTCAAATTCACGGTGTGGATGAGCGCGGCAAGGTAGCGATACGCAAGCAACTGAAGCGTGCCGAGATGTCAGTTTACTTTGCCAACCTGGAACCGTGTTTGATCGGCATGGAAGCTTGTGGCAGTGCGCATCACTGGGCGAGGAAGCTGGAAGGATACGGGCACACGGTCAAGTTGATGGCACCGCAATTCGTCAAACCCTATGTCAAAACCAATAAGAACGATATGGCCGATGCGGAAGCGATCTGTGAAGCAGTCAGCAGACCGAACATGCGCTTTGTAGCCATGAAGACGGTAGAACAACAGGCGATTCTGTCGGTGCACCGGGCACGGCAGGGATTCGTGAAAGCCAGAACGGCGCAGGGTAACCAGATACGAGGCCTGCTCTCGGAATTCGGGATCATCATCCCGCAGGGCATCCGCTCGATCATGAAGCAGATACCGGAGATTCTGGAAGATGGCGAGAACGGATTGCCTGGCACCATGCGCAATTTGCTCGAACGGCTGACGGAGAACCTGAAGGAGATGGATCGTCAGGCCAAAGAACTGGAAGCGCAAATACAGTTGTGGCACCGCGAGAATGCAGCGAGCCGCAAGCTGGCAGAAATTCCGGGGCTGGGGCCGATCACGGCGAGTGCGATCGTGGCGACCGTGGGCGAAGCACGAGAATTCAAGAATGGTCGTCAGCTGGCTGCTTGGATGGGATTGGTGCCCCGGCAGCACTCCAGTGGTGGCAAGCAGAATCTGTTGGGCATCAGCAAGCGTGGCGACACTTACCTGCGCACCTTGATGATTCACGGTGCGCGAGCGGTGATCCGCTTTGCCGAGAACAAGGCAGAGTCGGAGAGCTGGTTGAGAAAGTTGATGGCCAGGCGCAACAAGAACGTAGCGGCGGTAGCCCTGGCGAACAAGAATGCACGGATCGTGTGGGCGCTCTTGGCCCATGATCGAATATTCCGTCCCGATTACACCCCGGCAGCTGTCGCTGTCGGAATGTGA